A segment of the Anopheles cruzii chromosome 2, idAnoCruzAS_RS32_06, whole genome shotgun sequence genome:
TTAAACGGTCACAAGCTCTGCCATTTGAAAAAAGCCCCATTTTGGAAAGCTCTAGGAAAAGCCCAgctgaaatcatttaccatAAATAAATCCTGGAAACTTTTCCTTATGGCGTTTTATAGCGCACAACAGTGGTAAACATCGccacaaccaaaacaaagtCACCGGTGACCGAAACGTCAGACGCCGATCGTGACTTTCTCGTTTTGCTCTCGTTGTGCTCCGCTCCATGTTCCTTCCGCTCGTCCTCGTTCCGCTGTGCTGCACCGCTTAGttacttttttccttttcaatttcTTCACATCCTGGGCCGGCGATAATCTTTATCGTGCCTTGCCGAGAAACAATTGTGCACCCAACAGgatccagcaacagcaaccgcaagAGGAAAGCGCGCAACACATATCGCCCGGCGTAGGTTGCTTTGATAGCCCTGACAATTGATCGACCCCCGAAGAATGGAAAAGGTGCGCTCTAATTGATAAGGTTCAAGTAGAAGATCACGCCGGCGCACCCAATCAATTGCCACACCGCCGCACGATGGACAGACTGCGAATGAGCGTCGTCACGAAGGGTGTCTTGTTTGTAATTACGATCGGTGTGATCACAGTTTTGCTTGTCCTACCTGTTTTAATGAAAGAGAAGAATCCGCCTCTTGCATTGCAGCCGATACAGGCTCGAAGAACGAGTGATGTAAGTGGTGTGTATGTCGGcgatggacgacgacggccggagGATATGCATTACGTCACGAACTAACACCGGGATAATCGCGGAACTCCACCTAATACAACGAGATTCCTCAGTCTGTTGCACAATCCCTGACACATTCATTTCCCCTCTTTTTTCAAGGAATTCCCGGCACTGAAGAATGACAATCTGCTTCGGGCGGCCCGTGGCGAGACGGTCGATCGGGTCCCGGTGTGGGTAATGCGACAGGCCGGTCGCTATCTGCCCGAGTTCCAGGAGGTACGGGCAAAGCATGACTTTTTCACCGTCTGCCGCACACCGGAGCTGGCCTGTGAGGTGACGATGCAGCCGCTCCGTCGGTTCGATCTCGATGCGTCGATCATCTTCTCCGACATCCTCGTGATACCGCAGGCGCTCGGCATCGTGGTGGAAATGAAGCCGGGAGTCGGTCCGGTGCTGCCCGAACCCCTCGTCGGGCCGGCCGATCTCGAGCGGCTCAACCAGAcgggcgcgatcgatcggttaaAGTATGTGGGCGATGCCATTACCATGATGCGTCACATGTTGGACGGCAAAGTGCCACTGTTCGGCTTCACCGGTGCACCGTGGACGCTGATGGGCTACATGATCGAGGGCGGCGGAAGTAAAACCATGTCAAAGGCCAAAGCGTGGCTTACCGAGCACCCGGAAGCCAGCCAGAAGCTGCTCGACATTCTCACCGACCAGGTGGTGGACTATTTGGTCACGCAGGTGAAGGCAGGGGCACAAATGGTGCAAGTGTTCGAATCGAGCGCAGAACACCTGAGCAAGGAGCAGTTCCTGTCCGTGTCACTGCCCTGCCTGCAGCGGATTCGAATCGATTTGCTCCGCAAACTGGGCGAACAGAACGTGCCGGCCGTTCCGATGGTGCTGTTTGCCAAAGGTGCCATGCATTCACTGCCGGAGCAAGCTCAAACCGGGTACGAGGTCATCGGTCTGGATTGGACCATCGACCCGGAGGAGGCACGTCGGCTGGTCGGTCCGAATGTTACCCTGCAAGGGAACCTTGACCCTCAGGACATGTACAAACCACAGGACGAGCTGCGCGAGCTCGTGCTAACCATGGTACGGAAGTTTGGAAAGCATCGGTACATCGCCAACCTCGGCCACGGCATTACTCCGGCGACCCCAGTCGAAAGCATGACCACGCTCGTGCAGGCAGTGCACGATGCACTATGAGGCCACCACTACATCATGTAGACACTATTTTTGGCTCGAAGAGAACCACGTTCCGACCGGCTTGGCCGGTACAAAATTCGAAGCAGATAATTCAATCGGTAAAGAGGATCGGTAATTGTTGCATTTACACGAAAGAAACATCTTGATTAAACAAGTGCCTCGAAGATATTTGTTTTGCGTAAGATTCATTTACTCCGAACTTGC
Coding sequences within it:
- the LOC128269068 gene encoding uroporphyrinogen decarboxylase isoform X2 codes for the protein MEKEFPALKNDNLLRAARGETVDRVPVWVMRQAGRYLPEFQEVRAKHDFFTVCRTPELACEVTMQPLRRFDLDASIIFSDILVIPQALGIVVEMKPGVGPVLPEPLVGPADLERLNQTGAIDRLKYVGDAITMMRHMLDGKVPLFGFTGAPWTLMGYMIEGGGSKTMSKAKAWLTEHPEASQKLLDILTDQVVDYLVTQVKAGAQMVQVFESSAEHLSKEQFLSVSLPCLQRIRIDLLRKLGEQNVPAVPMVLFAKGAMHSLPEQAQTGYEVIGLDWTIDPEEARRLVGPNVTLQGNLDPQDMYKPQDELRELVLTMVRKFGKHRYIANLGHGITPATPVESMTTLVQAVHDAL
- the LOC128269068 gene encoding uroporphyrinogen decarboxylase isoform X1, whose amino-acid sequence is MKEKNPPLALQPIQARRTSDEFPALKNDNLLRAARGETVDRVPVWVMRQAGRYLPEFQEVRAKHDFFTVCRTPELACEVTMQPLRRFDLDASIIFSDILVIPQALGIVVEMKPGVGPVLPEPLVGPADLERLNQTGAIDRLKYVGDAITMMRHMLDGKVPLFGFTGAPWTLMGYMIEGGGSKTMSKAKAWLTEHPEASQKLLDILTDQVVDYLVTQVKAGAQMVQVFESSAEHLSKEQFLSVSLPCLQRIRIDLLRKLGEQNVPAVPMVLFAKGAMHSLPEQAQTGYEVIGLDWTIDPEEARRLVGPNVTLQGNLDPQDMYKPQDELRELVLTMVRKFGKHRYIANLGHGITPATPVESMTTLVQAVHDAL